The genome window CCCAGGATCTGGGCAACGTCGGTGCGGGCCAGCACCGGATGGTGATCGATGCCAGGACCCTGAAATCAGGAGTTTACTTCTACACAGTTAAAGCCGGTGATGAAAAGATCACAAAGAAGATGGTCGTTGAATAAACGTGTAAAGATCCGTTAATAGTATACCCTACCCCTGCACCCCTCCCCTGCCAGCAGGGGAGGGGACGGGGGAGGGGTACTTTAAAAGAGAGGCTGTCCGGATTTCAGGGCAGCCTCTCTTTTATTTCAGCGATGTTTTCAGCTCGGGGGATAAGGGTGCCATTTTATCCTGGTAATTTTCCGTATCCCGAATGATGGTATCCAGCAGCCGGATGGCCTCAAAGATATGGTCTCCTTTGTTCAGCATCACACATTCGGCCTGTTGCGACAGGGCAGCGTCAGTGATCTCCGCCCGGGAGGGCAATCCCTTTTTGGCCAGGTTTTCAAGGACCTGTGTGGCCCAGATGTCAGGAAGATGGGCTGCCTCGCAGATGCGCAGGATCTCCTGCTGGATGCGGGCCATGTTTTCCCACCCGCATTCAATGGCCAGGTCACCCCGTGCAATCATCACACCAACCGGATAGGTCTTCATGGCAGTGAGCAGGATCCCGGGAAGGTTAGAATACCCTTTGCGGGTTTCGATCTTGACGATCAATCCAATTTCGGCGTGAAGTCCGGCCAGCGCATCCAGCAGCCGTTGAACGGCGGAAGGATCGTTCACAAACGAAAGATTGACCATGTCAGCATAGTGTGCAATGAATTCCAGATCCTGCCTGTCCTTGCCGGTCAGGCCGCTCAGCGACAGGTCGCTTTCCGGAAGGTTGATGCCGCGGTCGGCCCGGAGCTTGCTGCCGGCAGGCTTGGCACGTGTGATCCGCAGGATGATCTCCCCGTCAGAGACCGATTGGATGGTACCGGCTATTTTCCCGTCATCAAACAGGATAGGCTCGCCGGCCTTTACACGCTCAAAAATGGAGGGGAAGGTACAGGAAATGTGAGCCGGTTGGATCACCGTCCCGGTATCGTCCGTCCGGGCAGGCTCTCCCGGGGCCGGATCCCTGTGCAGTACCAGGGTGTCGTCTGTTTTCAGGAGGATGTAAGGAGTAGCTGCAGCGATTCCAGCCCTGGTTTCCTCCGGTGTGCAGGCTCTGTGTGGATCGTTCTGCTCCGGCGTGTGTTCAGCGGCAGGTGGAGCGACAATGGATCCGGTCCGTAATTTAGGACCTGCAAGGTCCATAACGATCTTGCACGACTTGCCTGTTTCCCTTTCTGCCTGATGGATGTTCACGATGATCCCCTCCCAGACTTCGCTGGTGTCGTGGGCACAATTGATCCTTGCAACATTCATCCCTTCCTGGAGCAGCTGCAGTACAAGAGGATAATCCGTAGAAGCTTCCGCAGGAAGGGTTACCATGATCCGGGTTCGCCTTCCCTGCGGCCTGTTGCCAAACAGAGCCCTGGTATTGGACCGCATCAGTTTGATGCTTTTCTTGA of Bacteroidales bacterium contains these proteins:
- a CDS encoding pyruvate kinase, with the translated sequence MKIKAQKIDELISRLDLIVKETTAFKKKYASELAAVHPNYKYSALNLVHYLALRNHDIRDLQKKLGYLGLSRMAKTEPHVMASLNHTRLMLNRLKGNLDDIPGKQAISIKKSIKLMRSNTRALFGNRPQGRRTRIMVTLPAEASTDYPLVLQLLQEGMNVARINCAHDTSEVWEGIIVNIHQAERETGKSCKIVMDLAGPKLRTGSIVAPPAAEHTPEQNDPHRACTPEETRAGIAAATPYILLKTDDTLVLHRDPAPGEPARTDDTGTVIQPAHISCTFPSIFERVKAGEPILFDDGKIAGTIQSVSDGEIILRITRAKPAGSKLRADRGINLPESDLSLSGLTGKDRQDLEFIAHYADMVNLSFVNDPSAVQRLLDALAGLHAEIGLIVKIETRKGYSNLPGILLTAMKTYPVGVMIARGDLAIECGWENMARIQQEILRICEAAHLPDIWATQVLENLAKKGLPSRAEITDAALSQQAECVMLNKGDHIFEAIRLLDTIIRDTENYQDKMAPLSPELKTSLK